Below is a window of Nitrospirota bacterium DNA.
TTTCTTTTCTATTCCGCGCCGGCACAGGCTCAGGAACCGATAAAGGGTTTAAGCAAAGAGCCTATCCAGTTACAGGCCGATCATCTGGAATTTTTTCAGGAAACGCAAACCTATGTGGCGACAGGCCATATCAAAATGATTCAGGAAACGAAAGAAATGTCCGGGGATGTCGTCAATTTTAATCAGGGAACCGGCCAAATGGAAATTTCGGGGCACGTCATCATTTCAGAAGGAGCCAATCAGATCAAGGCCGATAAAGTTGTTCTGAATGTAAAAAGTCAGACAGGGATTATTTACCAGGGTCATATGATCTTTGGGCCTGATCACTATCATTTGGATGGGGAGATCATTGAAAAAGTCGACAGAAATGAGTACTTCGCCAGAAACGCCATGGTGACCACCTGCGAGTGCATTCAATACCAGGACCCTTCACCTCCGCTTCCCTGGAGAATTACCACAAGCGAACTTAAAGTGAGTCCAGACCACTATTTAACGGGAAAGAATGTTTTTTTTGAAATCAGGAATATTCCTGTTTTTTATTCGCCTTTTCTTTATTTGCCGATTATAAAAGAACGTCAGAGCGGGCTCCTCATTCCTAAATTGGATTACAATAGTCAGGACGGTTTTAAAATTCTTCAGCCTTTTTATTGGGTGATTGCTAAAAACCAGGATGCGACTTTTTCGGTCGATTACAGATCCTTAAGAGGGCTGGGTGCGGAAATCGAGTATCGGTATGTTGTCAATTCTTCTTCCAGCGGGAGCTTATTTACCCATTTTTTTAAGGATACGCTGGTGGGGTTGGAACGTTCGGAGGTGAGATATGGCCATTCACAGACCCTTTCTGAACATGTCAATGCCAGAATCTCGCTTAACTATGTGAGTGACCAGGATTTTTTTAAAGATTTAAGCGTATCCACGATTGATCGAAGCCAGCGAAGCCTGGAATCGAACGTTTATGTTTCAGGAATATGGGAAAACCAAACGGCTTATTTGTTGACGCGTTTTACCCGAGATCTGACGACGGATAGCGATTTGACTCTTCAAAAGTTACCTGAAGTCGGATATTCGTTTCACACAGCGCCCATTTTTTCCTTTCCTTTGTATCTTGATTTTAATTCAACCGCGACCTATTTTTACCGGCAAACCGGTTTAAAAGCGGGACGTTCCGATACCTATGTCAGGTTGATTGATGAAATACCGCTTCCTCATTTTGGAATTTTGACCCCGCGGGCAGGTCTCCGGAAAACGATTTACACGAGAAGTATTTCAGAGGACCATAAATTCGAAAGAAATATTTCAGATCTGGGGGTGGGCCTGGATTCCAGCGTCAGCCGGGTTTATGGCGGTTCAGAAGCTTTAACGCATGTGATTGAATCCTCTCTCCTTTACGAATATGTCCCTCCGGTAGACCAATCAGATCTCCCCCAATTTGATAATCTCGATTTTATCCCGGATAAGAACCTTTTTACTTATTCGCTGACGAATCGTCTCCTGAAAAAAGAGGAGGTGTTTTATTTAAAATTAACCGATAGTTATCTGGTCAATCCAACGGAGGGGAGATTTTCAGATTTGAGATCGGAAATGATGATCCGTTCGGGAGAATTTAAGGTCAAGACCGACGGTTATTTTAATTTTTACAGCGGGTCCACTGATATTTTTAATGCCGATATTTTAATCGACTCTCCGGGTTTAGGTTTTTTTTCTGTTGGAGAAAGATTTTCCAGACAGGGTTCCATTCCGAAAAAGGGGGATATTTTTAACCCGCTCTCTTTGGGCCTTCTTCAAGATCAACCCTTCCCCATTCGCTTTTTAACCTCGACGGTTAGAATTTTTCTTCCCTATCGGTGGACCTTCGCGGCACAATATTATTTTGATTATCAAAATAATATTGTCGCCGAAGCGGATTACGGCATTCGGTACATTGCAAATTGCTGGGGTTTTTCTGTGGGATATGTCCGTTTTCCGGAAAAAAGCCAGGTCACCTTCTTAATTAATTTAACGGGTCTGGCCGAGCAGGGTTCCGATAATTTAAAGAGCCTCTTTGGCAACTGAATCGGCTCACCTTTTTAACGATTCCAGAGCGGTGTAAAAAGCGGTTGAGTGGATGTCGACCCGTTCTTTTATTGTGAGGTGGACGGGCGTTTCGAAAGTTAAAGAATGAGACGTCCCTTTTGAGAAAAAATAAAAAGCCAGCGGCCAACCCGGGGTCTTTTGCAGAATTTCCTGGAAATTCGGAGACGGGGTTTGTTCATCTCTTCCGATGACCCCGTTTTTGGCAAAGAGACCTTCGATTTGTTCGCGGAGATTAATGGGATATTGTTTTGAAACGGCTTTAATTATTTTTTCCCCCCACCTGGGGGTTCCGCTTTGGACCGTTTCATAAAGATAAAAGCCAGGCGTATCGATATCCTCATGAAAATCAATATGCAGCCTGAACGGAATAGAATGAATAATTTCTTTAACAAAGAGCACCTCGCGAGGAGGGGAACAATGGTTGAATTGCCGGTTGAGGTCTATTCCCGACAGGTTTTCTCTTTGGTGATATTCATAACCGGAGGGATTGATGCAGGGAAAAACGATAAAATCGAACGATTGCAGATAAAGGTCCTGAAACGCCTTCGATTCGATGACCGAAAGAATCGCCTCCACGCCTCCCGGCTCATCCCCATGGATACCGGCAGAGAGACAAATATTTTTTTTAACGTATTGAAACGGTTTTTTATTCTGTGATATATAAAGCACATAAAGAGGATATTCTTCTTGATCGTGCCGGATTTTTTCAGGGACACTGATTTTAATGCGGGAAGAACTTTGCCCTAATTTTTCAATTCTCCTGGCCAGGTTATAAAAGTTTCTTTTTTTCTCCATTTTTTTATTTTATCATATTTGTGATCAGTTCTTCAAATGCGGGTATTCTTCCAGGAACAGAGATATGGACCCATCCCGTTTCGCAAGGATGTTTTTCAATTGAGGCGCAGAAGGAGCAGATTGCATTCATATATTCGGCCTTTGGTTGGAAGTTTTATTTGCTTCCTGGCCCCGATGGAATCCGCGCGCTCTCTCCTTATCAGAGATACGGCCTTTTTTGGCCCTTGTTCTTGTCAGGTTCTGAGAGCACCGGTCTGACCTGTCTTGCCATCTATTATTAAAAACAATCCCAGCAATCCTTGGCGGGGTTATCCTCCTTTTTTGTTCCCTGCAAACATTTTT
It encodes the following:
- a CDS encoding LPS-assembly protein LptD, giving the protein MMTSFLFYSAPAQAQEPIKGLSKEPIQLQADHLEFFQETQTYVATGHIKMIQETKEMSGDVVNFNQGTGQMEISGHVIISEGANQIKADKVVLNVKSQTGIIYQGHMIFGPDHYHLDGEIIEKVDRNEYFARNAMVTTCECIQYQDPSPPLPWRITTSELKVSPDHYLTGKNVFFEIRNIPVFYSPFLYLPIIKERQSGLLIPKLDYNSQDGFKILQPFYWVIAKNQDATFSVDYRSLRGLGAEIEYRYVVNSSSSGSLFTHFFKDTLVGLERSEVRYGHSQTLSEHVNARISLNYVSDQDFFKDLSVSTIDRSQRSLESNVYVSGIWENQTAYLLTRFTRDLTTDSDLTLQKLPEVGYSFHTAPIFSFPLYLDFNSTATYFYRQTGLKAGRSDTYVRLIDEIPLPHFGILTPRAGLRKTIYTRSISEDHKFERNISDLGVGLDSSVSRVYGGSEALTHVIESSLLYEYVPPVDQSDLPQFDNLDFIPDKNLFTYSLTNRLLKKEEVFYLKLTDSYLVNPTEGRFSDLRSEMMIRSGEFKVKTDGYFNFYSGSTDIFNADILIDSPGLGFFSVGERFSRQGSIPKKGDIFNPLSLGLLQDQPFPIRFLTSTVRIFLPYRWTFAAQYYFDYQNNIVAEADYGIRYIANCWGFSVGYVRFPEKSQVTFLINLTGLAEQGSDNLKSLFGN
- a CDS encoding M14 family metallocarboxypeptidase, with the translated sequence MEKKRNFYNLARRIEKLGQSSSRIKISVPEKIRHDQEEYPLYVLYISQNKKPFQYVKKNICLSAGIHGDEPGGVEAILSVIESKAFQDLYLQSFDFIVFPCINPSGYEYHQRENLSGIDLNRQFNHCSPPREVLFVKEIIHSIPFRLHIDFHEDIDTPGFYLYETVQSGTPRWGEKIIKAVSKQYPINLREQIEGLFAKNGVIGRDEQTPSPNFQEILQKTPGWPLAFYFFSKGTSHSLTFETPVHLTIKERVDIHSTAFYTALESLKR